One Mangrovimonas cancribranchiae DNA segment encodes these proteins:
- a CDS encoding Crp/Fnr family transcriptional regulator, giving the protein METFLENYKNIFESDLIDEMAQVGIFKKVAKGQLVLDVGEYIKYMPLIVSGAIKVMREDEEGEELLLYFLEVGDTCAMTISCCLGQKKSEITAIAETDSSLVMIPVKYMSIWMSKYQSWQNFILESYNERISELLEAVDTIAFLKMDERIYKYLKDKAMVNRNDLVEVTHQQIANDLHTSRVVVSRLLKSLEKQNIIELQRNCIKVLKL; this is encoded by the coding sequence ATGGAAACATTTTTAGAAAATTATAAAAACATATTTGAAAGTGACCTTATCGACGAAATGGCACAGGTTGGTATTTTTAAAAAGGTAGCAAAAGGTCAGTTAGTTTTAGATGTAGGCGAATACATTAAATATATGCCTTTAATTGTTTCAGGAGCTATAAAAGTGATGCGTGAAGATGAAGAAGGCGAAGAACTACTGTTGTATTTCTTAGAAGTAGGCGATACGTGTGCCATGACTATTTCTTGTTGTTTAGGGCAAAAGAAAAGTGAAATTACAGCCATAGCAGAAACAGATTCTAGTTTGGTCATGATTCCCGTAAAATACATGTCTATTTGGATGTCTAAATATCAATCTTGGCAAAACTTTATTTTAGAAAGTTATAATGAACGTATTAGCGAACTTTTAGAAGCCGTAGATACCATTGCTTTTTTAAAAATGGACGAGCGTATATACAAATACCTTAAAGATAAAGCCATGGTAAACCGTAACGACTTAGTAGAGGTAACACATCAACAAATAGCAAACGATTTACATACATCAAGAGTTGTTGTTTCTAGACTGCTTAAATCGTTAGAAAAACAAAACATAATAGAGCTACAAAGAAACTGTATTAAAGTTCTAAAACTGTAA
- a CDS encoding sulfite exporter TauE/SafE family protein, with the protein MEDILGYLGALVIGLVLGLIGGGGSILTVPLLVYLLGYNPVVATAYSLFVVGSSSLVGVIQKHRKKQVDFKTGFTFVFPSFIAVYMSRRFLVPYIPDEVLSLGGFVLTKEMAIMVFFSLVMLLASISMIKGRKNLEPENQQTSQPYYKTFVQGLFIGLVTGLIGAGGGFLYVPALVIWGGLSMKKAVGTSLIIIAFNSLIGFTGDIQTLEIDWVFLLTFSAITIIGILLGGYFSKYISNKKLKKSFGWFVMLMAIYILIREISA; encoded by the coding sequence TTGGAAGATATTTTAGGATATTTAGGCGCATTGGTTATAGGTTTAGTGTTAGGCTTAATAGGTGGCGGTGGTTCTATATTAACCGTCCCTTTATTGGTTTACTTATTAGGTTACAATCCTGTGGTTGCTACAGCGTATTCCCTTTTTGTAGTAGGATCTTCTTCTTTAGTTGGCGTCATTCAAAAGCATCGAAAAAAACAAGTAGATTTTAAAACGGGATTTACATTTGTTTTTCCATCGTTCATAGCGGTTTACATGTCTAGACGGTTTTTAGTCCCTTATATACCCGATGAGGTACTTTCTCTTGGTGGTTTTGTTCTAACTAAAGAAATGGCTATCATGGTTTTTTTCTCTTTAGTCATGTTGTTAGCTTCAATATCTATGATAAAAGGGCGGAAAAACTTAGAACCTGAAAATCAACAAACATCGCAACCTTATTATAAAACCTTTGTACAAGGATTGTTTATAGGTTTAGTAACAGGATTAATTGGAGCAGGAGGCGGTTTTCTGTATGTGCCAGCATTAGTTATTTGGGGCGGATTAAGTATGAAAAAAGCCGTAGGTACCTCATTAATTATTATAGCTTTCAACTCATTAATAGGATTTACAGGTGATATACAAACCTTAGAAATAGATTGGGTGTTCTTATTAACCTTTTCAGCCATTACAATTATTGGCATTTTATTAGGGGGGTATTTCTCCAAATATATTTCTAATAAAAAACTTAAAAAAAGCTTTGGTTGGTTTGTTATGTTAATGGCAATTTATATCTTAATAAGAGAAATTTCAGCGTAG
- a CDS encoding MBL fold metallo-hydrolase, with protein MIIEQIYTGCLAQGAYYIESKGEVAIIDPLREVQPYINKASESNASIKYIFETHFHADFVSGHVTLSKKTGAPIVYGPNANPSFDAVIAKDEQEFKLGDITIIALHTPGHTMESTTYLLKDENGKDHAIFSGDTLFLGDVGRPDLAQKGKELTQEDLAGYLFDSLRQKIMPLADEVIVYPAHGAGSACGKNMMKETVDTLGNQKKMNYALRADMSKEEFIKEVTDGLAPPPEYFPLNVKMNKEGYEDIDEVLERGSKALSPEAFEVAANETGAIVLDVRHQTEFVKGHIPRSIFIGIDGGFAPWVGALIADVKQPILIVANDDRVEETVTRLSRVGFDNTLGYLEGGFEAWKNAGKEVDTIESISAEEFKNRLESNNELPIFDVRKEGEYVSSHIETAHLTPLDFLNKHLSEFPESNDFYVHCAGGYRSVIAASILKSRGIHNLIDVAGGFSAIKKAGISVTDEVCPTTLKK; from the coding sequence ATGATTATAGAACAAATATATACAGGATGTTTAGCTCAAGGAGCTTATTATATAGAAAGTAAAGGAGAGGTGGCTATTATAGATCCACTTCGCGAAGTACAACCATACATCAATAAAGCTTCAGAAAGCAACGCGAGTATAAAATACATTTTTGAAACTCATTTTCACGCCGATTTTGTTAGTGGTCACGTTACCCTATCAAAGAAAACAGGAGCGCCAATAGTCTACGGGCCTAATGCAAACCCCAGTTTTGATGCCGTAATAGCCAAAGACGAACAAGAATTTAAACTTGGAGATATAACCATAATAGCCTTGCATACACCAGGACACACTATGGAAAGTACAACCTACCTTTTAAAAGATGAAAATGGTAAAGACCATGCTATTTTTAGTGGCGATACGTTGTTTTTAGGAGACGTTGGTCGCCCAGATTTGGCCCAAAAAGGAAAAGAGTTAACACAAGAAGATTTAGCAGGCTATTTATTTGATAGTTTACGTCAAAAAATTATGCCTTTAGCAGACGAGGTTATTGTTTATCCTGCACATGGAGCTGGATCGGCCTGTGGCAAAAATATGATGAAAGAAACGGTAGACACTTTAGGTAACCAAAAGAAAATGAATTATGCTTTACGTGCCGATATGTCTAAAGAAGAATTTATTAAAGAAGTTACAGATGGTTTAGCACCACCACCAGAGTATTTTCCACTTAATGTTAAAATGAATAAAGAAGGTTACGAAGATATTGATGAGGTCTTAGAACGCGGTTCAAAAGCATTATCACCAGAAGCTTTTGAAGTAGCTGCTAATGAAACAGGCGCAATTGTATTAGATGTTCGTCATCAAACAGAATTTGTAAAAGGACACATTCCAAGATCTATTTTTATAGGTATAGACGGTGGTTTTGCACCATGGGTTGGTGCTTTAATTGCCGATGTAAAACAACCTATTTTAATCGTAGCCAACGACGATCGTGTAGAAGAAACCGTTACGCGCTTATCGCGTGTTGGTTTTGATAATACCTTAGGATATTTAGAAGGTGGTTTTGAAGCATGGAAAAATGCCGGTAAAGAAGTTGATACTATAGAATCCATTTCTGCCGAAGAATTTAAAAACAGATTAGAATCTAATAATGAACTTCCTATTTTTGACGTTAGAAAAGAAGGTGAGTATGTAAGTTCTCATATTGAAACGGCACACTTAACACCATTAGACTTTTTAAACAAACACCTTAGCGAATTTCCAGAAAGCAACGATTTTTACGTGCATTGTGCTGGTGGATACCGCTCGGTAATTGCAGCCTCCATTTTAAAAAGTCGTGGTATTCATAATTTAATAGATGTTGCGGGCGGATTTTCGGCTATAAAAAAAGCGGGTATTTCTGTAACAGATGAAGTCTGTCCAACAACACTTAAAAAGTAA
- a CDS encoding metal-dependent hydrolase has translation MDSLTQIVLGAAVGEAVLGRKVGNKAMFYGAIAGTIPDLDVIASYVTDTVTALEIHRGFTHSIVFSIVFAPIFGWIISKVELHKSIKDWTWLFFWAFITHPLLDAHTTWGTQLFWPFDLRLAYKNIFVIDPLYTLPFLVFLILTMLQNRTSKKRRLFNTLGLTVSSIYLLISLGLKWGGYTQFKQALKDQNIDYIDIDTRPSPLNTILWNANVNTQDAYLLASYSFFDSKPIRFTSYPKNHHLLGELQTHEKMQRMITISEGWYTISKKNGDLYFNDLRFGLLNLKPHSQDFVFQFLIQEDAMGHVTFIEQPRKPGDAKAMLNDLWKRIKGN, from the coding sequence ATGGATTCTCTTACTCAAATTGTATTAGGTGCTGCTGTTGGCGAAGCTGTTTTAGGACGAAAAGTTGGCAACAAAGCCATGTTTTATGGAGCCATTGCTGGTACTATTCCAGATTTGGATGTTATAGCCTCTTATGTAACCGATACTGTTACCGCTTTAGAAATTCATCGTGGCTTTACACATTCTATTGTTTTTTCTATTGTATTTGCGCCTATTTTTGGGTGGATAATCTCAAAAGTTGAACTCCATAAAAGTATTAAAGACTGGACTTGGTTATTCTTTTGGGCGTTTATAACTCACCCATTACTAGATGCCCACACCACTTGGGGAACACAACTTTTTTGGCCGTTTGATTTACGTTTAGCCTACAAAAACATTTTTGTTATCGACCCACTATACACGTTGCCATTTTTGGTGTTTTTAATTTTAACTATGCTTCAAAACAGAACGAGTAAAAAACGGCGGTTGTTTAATACTTTAGGATTAACTGTAAGCTCTATTTACTTATTGATTAGTTTAGGGTTAAAATGGGGTGGATACACGCAATTTAAACAAGCCTTAAAAGATCAAAATATAGATTATATTGATATTGACACAAGACCATCGCCACTAAATACTATTCTATGGAATGCCAATGTAAATACTCAAGATGCATATTTACTAGCAAGCTATTCTTTTTTCGATTCTAAACCTATTCGTTTTACCTCCTACCCTAAAAATCATCATTTACTAGGCGAGTTACAAACGCATGAAAAGATGCAACGTATGATTACTATTTCGGAAGGTTGGTACACGATTTCAAAAAAAAATGGTGACCTATATTTTAACGACTTACGTTTTGGGTTGCTAAACCTAAAACCCCACTCTCAAGATTTTGTGTTTCAGTTTTTAATACAAGAAGATGCAATGGGACATGTTACCTTTATCGAGCAGCCTAGGAAACCAGGTGATGCCAAAGCCATGCTTAACGATTTATGGAAGAGAATTAAAGGAAATTAA
- a CDS encoding rhodanese-like domain-containing protein — protein MSFLSTLFSSKSQDSKSVVGLSSEEFKAQIEHKKVQLIDVRTPREFKSGCIKKAKNIDFFSGAFNKECLKLDKGKPVYVYCRSGNRSRKAANKLAKMGFTKIYDLNGGILRYN, from the coding sequence ATGTCGTTTTTATCAACATTATTTTCATCTAAAAGTCAAGATAGCAAGTCTGTAGTTGGGCTTTCTTCAGAAGAATTTAAAGCACAAATAGAGCATAAAAAAGTACAATTAATAGATGTTAGAACGCCAAGAGAGTTTAAATCGGGTTGCATAAAAAAAGCCAAAAATATAGATTTTTTCTCTGGAGCGTTTAACAAAGAATGTCTTAAATTAGATAAGGGAAAGCCTGTTTATGTGTATTGCAGAAGCGGAAACAGAAGCCGTAAAGCAGCAAATAAACTAGCGAAAATGGGCTTTACTAAAATTTACGATCTTAACGGCGGTATTTTAAGATATAACTAA
- a CDS encoding heavy-metal-associated domain-containing protein, which produces MTAAIIVQNLKCGGCANTITNKLSEINTISNLSINVEESKVTFNYNKAADIILVKETLRALGYPSIDDANSLTAKAKSFVSCATGKLSK; this is translated from the coding sequence ATGACAGCAGCAATAATCGTTCAAAATTTAAAATGTGGTGGTTGTGCTAATACCATAACCAACAAACTATCTGAAATTAATACTATTTCAAATTTAAGTATTAATGTAGAAGAAAGTAAAGTAACTTTTAATTACAACAAAGCGGCAGATATAATACTAGTAAAAGAAACCTTAAGAGCTTTAGGGTATCCTTCAATAGACGATGCTAATTCTTTAACAGCAAAAGCAAAGTCCTTTGTAAGTTGTGCCACAGGAAAACTATCTAAATAA
- a CDS encoding DUF3365 domain-containing protein, whose translation MKKIIILAFLSVVIFSCKNDTKNKMSALDKQLKAQSHPGKKLMETNCYTCHSPSASHEDRIGPPMVAIKKHYIDSETSKEEFIKAMQEWIKNPNEEDAKMFGAVKRFGVMPKQHFPEETIQQIADYMYDFDIKQPEWFEDHFNEHKGQGKGARKGQGKGMQKKQVQTNFEDLPYAERGLKYALSTKAVLGKNLMGTIQKQGTIEALAFCNEKAYPLTDSMSVVHNANIKRVSDKPRNQNNQASQEELDYIKTFKQVVASNEEPKPLVKELDNKVQVYYPIVTNTMCLQCHGKPNETLAQSTLTKINELYPNDKAIGYDANEVRGIWRVTFAK comes from the coding sequence ATGAAAAAAATAATAATATTGGCTTTTTTATCGGTGGTCATTTTTAGTTGTAAAAACGATACAAAAAATAAAATGTCTGCTTTAGACAAGCAATTAAAGGCACAAAGTCATCCAGGTAAAAAGCTTATGGAAACGAATTGCTATACCTGTCATAGTCCTTCGGCTAGTCATGAAGATAGAATTGGTCCTCCAATGGTAGCCATAAAAAAACATTATATTGATAGTGAAACTTCTAAAGAAGAATTTATTAAAGCCATGCAAGAATGGATAAAAAATCCTAACGAAGAAGATGCAAAAATGTTTGGCGCTGTAAAACGTTTTGGAGTTATGCCTAAACAACATTTTCCTGAAGAAACCATACAGCAAATAGCAGATTATATGTACGATTTTGATATAAAACAACCCGAATGGTTTGAAGATCACTTTAATGAACATAAAGGCCAAGGAAAAGGCGCTAGAAAGGGGCAAGGAAAAGGCATGCAAAAAAAACAAGTACAAACTAATTTTGAAGACCTTCCTTATGCCGAGCGTGGATTAAAATATGCGTTGTCTACAAAAGCAGTATTAGGAAAAAACCTAATGGGAACCATTCAAAAACAAGGTACCATAGAGGCCTTAGCTTTTTGTAATGAAAAAGCCTACCCATTAACAGATAGTATGTCGGTTGTACATAACGCTAATATTAAACGGGTATCAGATAAACCAAGAAACCAAAATAATCAAGCTAGTCAAGAAGAGTTAGATTATATAAAAACATTTAAACAAGTTGTTGCAAGTAACGAAGAACCTAAACCTCTAGTAAAGGAATTAGACAATAAAGTGCAGGTATATTATCCTATTGTTACAAATACCATGTGTTTACAATGCCATGGAAAACCTAATGAAACTTTAGCACAATCAACATTAACAAAAATTAATGAATTGTATCCAAACGATAAAGCCATAGGCTATGATGCTAACGAGGTTAGAGGTATTTGGCGTGTTACTTTTGCAAAATAA
- the trxA gene encoding thioredoxin: MSKFSEIINQEKPVLVDFFAEWCGPCKMMSPILKQVKDTMGDNVSIIKIDVDKNQALAAKHQVRGVPTLLLFKNGKQVWRQSGVLEKDEIINVINTSN, translated from the coding sequence ATGAGTAAATTTTCAGAAATAATAAATCAAGAAAAACCTGTATTGGTTGACTTTTTTGCAGAGTGGTGTGGCCCATGCAAAATGATGAGTCCTATTTTAAAACAGGTAAAAGATACCATGGGAGATAACGTTTCTATTATTAAAATAGATGTTGATAAAAACCAAGCGCTAGCTGCAAAACACCAAGTAAGAGGCGTACCAACACTACTATTGTTTAAAAATGGAAAACAAGTTTGGCGTCAGTCGGGTGTGTTGGAAAAAGATGAGATAATTAATGTTATAAATACATCGAATTAA
- a CDS encoding methyltransferase domain-containing protein, translated as MNLSKTFWDDKYKNNDIGWDLGEVSPPIKTYVNQLTNKALHILIPGGGNSYEAEYLHAKGFKNVYVVDLSKTALSNIKQRIPSFPSSHLINKDFFELDMTFDLIIEQTFFCAINPTLREQYVTKSNELLKAKGKVVGLLFNVPLNIDKPPFGGCKEDYMTYFKKYFNIVLMEEAYNSHDTRHGKELFFIIKKKD; from the coding sequence ATGAATTTATCTAAAACCTTTTGGGATGATAAATATAAGAATAACGACATAGGTTGGGATTTAGGAGAGGTGTCGCCACCAATAAAAACTTATGTAAATCAATTAACCAATAAAGCGTTACATATTTTAATTCCTGGAGGAGGGAACTCCTACGAGGCCGAGTATTTACATGCTAAAGGTTTTAAAAATGTGTATGTGGTAGATTTATCAAAAACAGCGCTATCTAATATTAAACAGCGTATACCATCGTTTCCGTCTTCACATTTAATTAATAAAGACTTTTTCGAATTAGACATGACTTTCGATTTAATTATAGAGCAAACATTTTTTTGCGCTATAAATCCAACTTTAAGAGAGCAATACGTTACCAAATCTAACGAACTTTTAAAAGCTAAAGGCAAAGTTGTTGGGCTGCTTTTCAATGTGCCTTTAAATATCGATAAACCTCCTTTTGGTGGTTGTAAAGAGGATTATATGACATATTTTAAAAAGTATTTTAATATTGTTTTAATGGAAGAAGCTTATAATTCTCACGATACAAGACACGGCAAAGAGCTCTTTTTTATTATCAAGAAAAAAGACTAG
- a CDS encoding DUF2202 domain-containing protein, whose protein sequence is MKKLRITSILTAFIITVSMSFLSACSSDDDANSRNFNTNQPLTETDKDALLFMLEEEKLARDTYVYLNNEWSISQFDNIKDSEQMHMNAVENLLTQYNVAYTILPMGEFEDEILQDLYNQFIIDGTISQANALQIGATIEDLDIVDLEDYINATSNTNLIRVFEKLQCGSRNHLRSFVSVIENAGDTYTPQYLSQEDYNSIIAGSHEQCN, encoded by the coding sequence ATGAAAAAGCTAAGAATAACTTCAATCCTTACCGCCTTTATTATAACAGTATCAATGTCATTTTTAAGTGCATGTAGCTCAGATGACGATGCGAATTCGAGAAACTTCAACACAAATCAACCACTAACAGAAACCGATAAAGATGCACTGCTATTTATGTTAGAAGAAGAAAAGCTAGCGAGAGATACGTATGTATATTTAAATAATGAATGGTCTATAAGCCAGTTTGATAACATTAAAGATAGTGAACAAATGCATATGAATGCCGTAGAAAACCTTTTAACGCAATATAATGTCGCATACACCATTTTACCAATGGGAGAATTTGAAGATGAAATATTACAAGATCTTTATAACCAGTTTATCATAGATGGAACGATAAGCCAAGCAAATGCACTTCAAATTGGAGCAACAATAGAAGATTTAGATATTGTAGACTTAGAAGATTATATAAATGCCACATCAAATACCAATTTAATTCGTGTTTTCGAAAAGCTTCAATGTGGCTCTCGTAACCATTTAAGAAGCTTTGTTAGCGTTATAGAAAATGCGGGTGATACGTATACACCACAATACTTATCGCAAGAAGATTATAATAGCATTATAGCAGGAAGTCACGAACAGTGTAATTAA
- a CDS encoding peroxiredoxin → MNNSEVTTEKEVFSMPRIGDKAPEFKAVTTQGEINFPSDYKGEWAILFSHPADFTPVCTSEFMTFAHLEEKFNKANCKLVGLSVDGLYSHIAWLRSIKDKIKFNGMENVEVKFPLIEDITMEVAKKYGMIQPGEHKTQAVRAVFFVDPESIVRAIIYYPLSLGRNFDEIYRALIAMQTSDKFNVATPADWEPGKDVIVSPAGSCGVAEERMTNTEDLTCEDWFFCTKKLDKDLVLNEVLKS, encoded by the coding sequence ATGAATAATTCAGAAGTAACAACAGAAAAAGAAGTGTTTTCAATGCCAAGAATTGGCGATAAAGCACCAGAGTTTAAAGCAGTAACGACACAAGGTGAGATAAATTTCCCATCAGATTATAAAGGCGAATGGGCCATTTTATTTAGTCATCCAGCAGATTTTACACCAGTTTGTACCTCAGAGTTTATGACCTTTGCTCATTTAGAAGAAAAGTTTAATAAAGCAAATTGTAAACTAGTAGGTTTATCGGTAGATGGTTTGTATAGTCATATAGCATGGCTTAGATCAATAAAGGATAAAATTAAATTTAACGGTATGGAAAACGTAGAAGTTAAATTTCCTTTAATTGAAGATATTACCATGGAGGTTGCCAAGAAATATGGTATGATACAGCCAGGCGAACATAAAACACAAGCCGTAAGAGCTGTCTTTTTTGTAGATCCAGAAAGCATTGTAAGAGCAATAATTTATTACCCGTTAAGCTTAGGAAGAAATTTCGACGAAATTTACAGAGCATTAATAGCCATGCAAACATCAGATAAGTTTAATGTAGCAACTCCGGCAGATTGGGAACCAGGAAAAGACGTTATTGTTTCTCCTGCAGGTTCTTGTGGCGTAGCTGAAGAACGAATGACAAACACAGAAGATTTAACATGTGAAGATTGGTTTTTCTGTACTAAGAAATTAGATAAAGACTTAGTACTTAACGAAGTTTTAAAATCATAA
- a CDS encoding cytochrome ubiquinol oxidase subunit I: MEDMLFYDRMQFAFTITFHYLFPQLTMGLSLMIVYFKWKFLRTKIDKYNDAAKFWMKIFALNFAMGVVTGIPMEFQFGTNWAKFSELTGGIIGQTLAMEGMFSFFLESSFLGLFLFGEKLLGHKLHFVTGFLVFLGSWASGYLIIATHSWMQYPVGYEILENGKFVLNNFNALFSNPWLLPSYLHNQLASIITSSFVVSAVGAFYLLNKKHTEFGKLFVKTGVVFGVISSVLVAFPTGDWTAKNVAKHQPVTFAAMEGIFETEDGGSEIVLIGQPNVLEKKLDNKIAVPNVLSFLTYQKWDAQIKGLNEFNEEDYPTNIPGLYYAYHIMVGLGTIFIGIMLLANIQLFRKKLYKTKWMLWGLMFMLPFPYIANTTGWYTAELGRQPWLVYNLLRTTEGASPTVSSGNTLFTLLGFIGLYLLLGLLFLMLAGKIINKGPQLNQD; encoded by the coding sequence ATGGAAGATATGCTTTTTTACGATAGGATGCAGTTTGCATTTACTATCACATTCCATTATTTATTTCCACAATTAACTATGGGATTATCTTTAATGATAGTCTATTTTAAATGGAAATTTCTCAGAACCAAAATTGATAAATACAACGATGCTGCAAAATTCTGGATGAAAATTTTTGCACTTAACTTTGCTATGGGAGTTGTTACAGGAATTCCTATGGAGTTTCAATTTGGTACCAACTGGGCCAAATTTTCAGAACTTACAGGAGGCATCATAGGTCAAACACTTGCTATGGAAGGTATGTTTTCCTTCTTTTTAGAATCCTCCTTTTTAGGGCTCTTTTTATTTGGTGAAAAATTATTAGGTCATAAATTACACTTTGTAACAGGCTTTTTAGTTTTTTTAGGGTCTTGGGCAAGTGGTTATTTAATAATTGCTACTCACTCATGGATGCAATACCCTGTAGGATATGAAATTTTAGAAAATGGAAAATTCGTACTTAATAATTTTAATGCTTTGTTTTCTAATCCTTGGTTACTACCATCTTATTTGCATAACCAATTAGCTTCAATAATTACATCGTCATTCGTGGTTTCTGCAGTAGGAGCGTTTTATCTTTTAAATAAAAAGCATACAGAGTTTGGAAAACTCTTTGTTAAAACAGGTGTTGTTTTTGGGGTAATATCTAGTGTTCTTGTGGCGTTTCCAACGGGCGATTGGACGGCAAAAAATGTAGCAAAACACCAACCTGTAACTTTTGCTGCAATGGAAGGAATTTTTGAAACCGAAGATGGCGGTTCAGAAATTGTACTTATAGGTCAGCCAAATGTGTTAGAAAAGAAATTAGATAATAAAATAGCCGTTCCAAATGTGCTTAGTTTTTTAACCTATCAAAAATGGGATGCACAAATAAAAGGGCTTAATGAGTTTAACGAAGAAGATTACCCAACAAATATTCCAGGATTATATTATGCATACCATATTATGGTTGGCTTAGGGACCATTTTTATTGGAATTATGTTATTAGCCAATATCCAGTTATTTAGGAAAAAGCTATACAAAACAAAATGGATGTTATGGGGATTAATGTTTATGTTGCCATTTCCTTATATAGCGAATACAACAGGATGGTACACAGCAGAATTAGGTAGACAGCCTTGGTTGGTTTACAACTTATTACGTACAACAGAAGGCGCTTCTCCTACAGTTTCTTCGGGTAATACACTATTTACCTTACTTGGTTTTATAGGATTATATTTATTGTTAGGCTTATTGTTTTTAATGCTAGCAGGGAAAATTATTAATAAAGGACCACAACTTAATCAAGACTAA
- the cydB gene encoding cytochrome d ubiquinol oxidase subunit II, producing MELFWYIVLMSMLAIYVILDGYDFGAGIIHLFFAKKEKDKKAITNAIGPFWDANEVWLIAAGGVLFFAFPTLYASSFSGFYLPLIIILWLLIFRAVGLELRGQIHNKMWETIWDKAFGISSLLLALFFGVALGNVVRGVNLGNVVNGVSTHEAHYFFLPLWNPTFSPQTEQLGIIDWFTLLLGVIGVVALTIHGANWIIFKTNSDLNNKLKRIVFNLNFVLLGLIVISLLIWHIIEPKPFHNFLNTPWLWVFPIITIIGVLGLFNVKVFKKDGYGFLFSSLFLFGGLTSTVASIFPKVLPSTNTINPDLTIYNVAADYYGLSVGVYWFIIAVVLVAIYFTIQYRVFKGKMDNVGYGEH from the coding sequence ATGGAATTATTTTGGTATATCGTTTTAATGAGTATGCTCGCTATTTATGTTATTTTAGATGGTTACGATTTTGGCGCTGGTATTATTCATTTATTTTTTGCGAAAAAAGAAAAAGATAAAAAAGCCATAACCAATGCTATTGGTCCGTTTTGGGACGCTAACGAAGTCTGGTTAATTGCAGCTGGAGGAGTGTTGTTTTTTGCTTTTCCAACGTTATATGCTTCTTCATTTAGCGGATTTTATTTACCACTAATTATTATTTTATGGTTGCTTATTTTTAGAGCTGTCGGTTTGGAACTTCGAGGACAAATACACAATAAAATGTGGGAAACTATCTGGGATAAGGCTTTTGGTATTTCAAGTTTGTTATTAGCCTTGTTTTTTGGAGTAGCACTAGGAAACGTCGTCAGAGGCGTCAACTTAGGAAATGTGGTTAATGGCGTATCTACACATGAAGCACATTATTTCTTTTTACCACTTTGGAACCCAACATTTAGTCCGCAAACCGAGCAGTTAGGCATTATAGATTGGTTTACCCTTTTGTTGGGTGTAATAGGTGTTGTGGCTTTAACAATTCACGGTGCTAATTGGATTATTTTTAAAACAAATTCAGATTTAAATAATAAACTAAAACGCATCGTTTTTAATCTCAATTTTGTGTTGTTAGGACTAATTGTTATTTCATTATTAATCTGGCATATTATAGAACCTAAACCGTTTCATAATTTTTTAAACACCCCTTGGTTATGGGTTTTCCCCATAATAACAATAATAGGCGTTTTAGGACTGTTTAACGTAAAAGTATTTAAAAAAGATGGTTATGGCTTTTTGTTTTCATCATTGTTTTTATTTGGCGGATTAACCTCTACAGTAGCTTCAATATTTCCAAAGGTACTACCATCTACAAATACCATAAATCCAGATTTAACTATTTACAATGTGGCTGCAGATTATTATGGGCTATCGGTAGGAGTTTATTGGTTTATTATTGCTGTTGTTTTAGTAGCTATATATTTTACCATTCAATACCGTGTTTTTAAAGGTAAAATGGATAATGTTGGTTATGGAGAACACTAA